A stretch of Lactuca sativa cultivar Salinas chromosome 6, Lsat_Salinas_v11, whole genome shotgun sequence DNA encodes these proteins:
- the LOC111883007 gene encoding nuclear transcription factor Y subunit B-5: MDDSTNKFSAGDDDTANQQERLLPIANVGRIMKQILPKNAKISKEAKETIQECASEFISFVTGEASEKCKKERRKTVNGDDVCWAIGTLGFDEYAPPLKRYLDRYREVEGDRSATPQRNEEDGGPSSSAAEFNPNLKPF, from the coding sequence ATGGATGATTCCACGAATAAGTTCTCTGCCGGCGACGACGATACTGCAAATCAGCAAGAAAGGCTACTTCCGATTGCCAACGTCGGCCGGATCATGAAGCAGATACTCCCAAAAAATGCAAAGATCTCCAAAGAGGCCAAGGAGACCATTCAAGAGTGTGCTTCTGAGTTCATTAGCTTCGTCACTGGCGAGGCCTCTGAGAAATGTAAAAAGGAGCGGCGGAAGACGGTAAATGGCGATGATGTGTGCTGGGCTATTGGCACACTAGGTTTTGATGAATATGCTCCACCATTGAAGAGGTATTTAGATAGATATAGAGAGGTTGAAGGCGATCGGTCGGCTACTCCACAGAGGAACGAAGAGGATGGTGGACCATCTTCTTCTGCAGCTGAGTTTAATCCGAATCTGAAGCCATTTTAG